From the Cryptomeria japonica chromosome 2, Sugi_1.0, whole genome shotgun sequence genome, one window contains:
- the LOC131078836 gene encoding GATA transcription factor 21, translating into MVGTVEATLYDSSTCSVSVDGENLNSDVLHPSFCDGEQMPDRTQMSFSYRTFSESSGENNTIQMREAQTPYSSEDTHTNTHIMSGNDHNFSGNGHMDNFEGKAEPFFPKWRLPSKIRRKFTTTNKDNDCSMQEASETVENVNGDHVVLHSPKNNLRVCVDCNTTKTPLWRGGPQGPKSLCNACGIRYRKKRRALFASLNPDDPQSVPPKKRINLLHTGKKQNNKSSKSSSVGAGSNHLPLQVNKFFAFYHRHGFEKGMCGNTSSSIPNTTSHSAFKRRFAQEEEEAAKLLMAISYGLVYA; encoded by the exons ATGGTTGGTACTGTTGAAGCAACTCTATATGATTCAAGCACTTGCAGTGTGAGTGTGGATGGAGAAAATTTGAACTCTGATGTCTTGCACCCAAGTTTTTGTGATGGAGAACAGATGCCAGACAGAACCCAAATGAGTTTTTCTTACAGAACTTTCTCTGAGAGCAGTGGAGAGAATAATACTATTCAG ATGAGGGAAGCACAGACACCATATAGCTCAGAAGATACTCATACAAATACCCACATCATGTCCGGGAATGACCATAACTTCTCAGGGAATGGACATATGGACAACTTTGAAGGAAAAGCTGAGCCCTTTTTTCCAAAATGGAGGCTGCCCAGCAAGATCCGGAGAAAATTTACAACAACCAATAAGGATAATGATTGCTCTATGCAGGAAGCATCAGAAACAGTAGAAAATGTGAATGGTGATCATGTTGTTCTTCACAGTCCAAAGAACAATCTAAGGGTGTGTGTGGATTGCAATACTACAAAAACACCACTGTGGAGAGGTGGTCCTCAAGGCCCAAAG TCACTCTGCAATGCTTGTGGAATTCGTTATAGGAAGAAAAGGAGGGCTTTGTTTGCATCTCTCAATCCAGATGATCCCCAATCTGTTCCTCCTAAGAAAAGAATCAATCTTTTGCATACAGGCAAGAAGCAGAATAATAAGTCTTCCAAGAGCAGCAGTGTGGGTGCAGGCTCAAATCACCTCCCACTTCAAGTCAATAAGTTTTTTGCCTTCTACCACAGACATGGGTTTGAAAAGGGCATGTGTGGAAATACGTCATCCAGTATCCCAAACACAACCAGTCATTCTGCATTTAAGAGAAGATTTGCACAAGAAGAGGAAGAGGCTGCAAAATTGTTGATGGCAATCTCTTATGGTCTAGTCTATGCCTGA